Proteins encoded in a region of the Mucilaginibacter sabulilitoris genome:
- a CDS encoding glycoside hydrolase family 2 TIM barrel-domain containing protein, translating into MDFKKILTFCFVLIGLNRTYSQTPDWENEQVFGINKEVTHVTYIPYASARQALRNIPEVSPWYLSLDGQWKFNWVKQPSERPINFYQQSFDDTAWKTIPVPCNMEMQGYGTPIYTNITYPFKTNPPKVMNPAPADWTVSKEPNPVGSYRRNFDIPANWDGRQIFVHFNGVQSAFYIWVNGQKVGYSQNSMSPAEFDITKYVKPGKNLIAVEVYKYSDGSYLEDQDMFRFSGIFRSVFVYAVPKLHLRDYFMLSDLSADFTSAKFSVKAALHNYGKKAAAGSLEMAIYQPDGTLLNGSAFIMQDIAAINAGAEKSYQLQGRINNPMLWSAEEPNLYKVVFTLKNKSGAIQEVLSSDFGFRKVEIKDSRLFVNGKPILLKGVNRHEVHPKYGKTVPMATMIRDIELMKQYNINTVRTCHYPDDPAWYKLCDEYGLYVIDEANLETHGMGDELTKNPKWKPAYVDREVRLVERDKNHPSVIIWSMGNESWGGENFVAGRAAILALDRSRPIHYEGQNDLADIESSMYPSISDLTKEGEKESPKPFFMCEYAHAMGNAIGDLKEYWDAIESHKRLIGGCIWEWVDQGVNKTIPGDTSGKTFFAYGGDFDDKPTDSTFSIKGLITSDRQIKPEIEEVKKIYQYVNIKAENLLQGKVSITNKYAFINLNKFDLTWTLTEDGKVVQTGTLPALNLPGGQTAVIDIPYQKPSLLAGAQYWLTVSFKLQEDNLWAKQGHIVAWQQMAMPFEQTVAPVINAASLPALILTNNAQNLNIKGKAFELAFDKQTGTISTLTYGDKTIISKAQNGPAFNLYRARMDNDRAKERGPYIEWMKAGYDSLRYSLKSFGLDKTDDKRVQITTVTDAVTRSGFKVTTTITYTVYGNGFINVEAKFNPGKNDLDIPRLGLRMFLNEGLEQVEWYGRGPHENYSDRKESADFGQYQKTVTEMTEPYERPQGMGNREDVHWLKITDNENTGVEIVANGKLNFTTLHYTDQDLAKAEHLYQLRPRKETVLSLDYKQLGIGNASCGPISLPQYYIPADPANISFSIRPYTPIEGTADEYARSTIK; encoded by the coding sequence ATGGATTTTAAAAAAATACTGACGTTTTGTTTTGTTTTAATCGGCTTAAATAGAACTTATAGCCAAACGCCTGATTGGGAGAATGAACAGGTTTTTGGTATTAATAAAGAGGTTACACATGTAACTTACATTCCTTATGCCAGTGCGCGGCAGGCTTTAAGAAACATTCCCGAAGTATCGCCCTGGTATTTGAGCCTGGATGGACAATGGAAATTTAATTGGGTAAAACAGCCATCAGAACGGCCAATAAATTTTTATCAGCAGAGTTTTGATGATACTGCCTGGAAAACCATCCCGGTACCCTGTAATATGGAGATGCAAGGTTACGGAACGCCCATCTATACCAATATTACCTATCCGTTTAAAACAAACCCACCCAAAGTGATGAACCCTGCACCGGCCGATTGGACGGTAAGCAAAGAACCTAACCCGGTAGGATCATACCGACGCAATTTTGATATACCCGCCAATTGGGATGGGAGGCAGATATTTGTGCATTTTAACGGCGTACAAAGCGCCTTTTACATTTGGGTAAATGGGCAAAAAGTGGGTTACAGCCAAAACAGTATGAGCCCTGCCGAATTTGACATCACCAAATACGTAAAACCTGGTAAAAATCTGATCGCGGTTGAGGTGTATAAATACAGTGATGGCAGCTATCTCGAAGATCAGGATATGTTCCGCTTCAGCGGGATATTCAGGAGCGTATTTGTGTATGCTGTGCCAAAACTGCACCTCCGCGATTATTTTATGCTGTCGGATTTATCGGCGGATTTTACTTCGGCTAAATTTTCAGTAAAAGCGGCACTACACAACTACGGGAAAAAGGCTGCCGCGGGCAGCCTGGAGATGGCCATTTACCAACCCGATGGTACATTATTAAACGGATCGGCCTTTATTATGCAGGATATTGCCGCCATCAATGCCGGCGCCGAAAAAAGCTATCAATTGCAAGGCCGGATAAATAATCCTATGCTTTGGTCTGCCGAAGAGCCAAACCTGTATAAAGTAGTATTTACTCTTAAGAATAAAAGTGGGGCGATACAAGAAGTATTGTCATCGGATTTTGGTTTCCGTAAAGTGGAGATCAAGGATAGCCGCTTGTTTGTAAATGGTAAACCCATATTGCTTAAAGGCGTAAACCGGCACGAAGTACACCCCAAATATGGCAAAACCGTACCTATGGCTACCATGATCCGCGATATTGAATTGATGAAGCAATATAACATCAACACGGTACGTACCTGTCATTATCCGGACGATCCTGCATGGTACAAGCTTTGTGATGAATATGGTTTATATGTTATCGACGAAGCTAATCTCGAAACTCACGGAATGGGCGATGAGCTTACTAAAAACCCCAAATGGAAACCGGCTTATGTTGATCGTGAAGTACGCCTGGTAGAACGGGATAAAAATCATCCTTCTGTAATCATTTGGTCAATGGGGAATGAATCATGGGGAGGAGAGAATTTTGTTGCCGGCCGGGCAGCTATATTGGCACTTGACCGATCACGCCCCATTCATTACGAAGGTCAGAATGATCTGGCTGATATTGAATCGAGCATGTACCCTTCGATAAGCGATTTGACTAAGGAAGGGGAAAAAGAATCGCCCAAGCCCTTTTTTATGTGTGAATATGCTCATGCTATGGGCAATGCCATCGGCGATCTTAAAGAGTACTGGGATGCCATCGAATCGCACAAACGTTTAATAGGCGGCTGCATTTGGGAATGGGTAGACCAAGGGGTAAATAAAACCATCCCAGGGGATACATCTGGAAAAACCTTTTTTGCCTATGGCGGCGATTTTGATGATAAACCCACCGATAGTACCTTCAGTATCAAAGGGTTGATCACATCAGACAGGCAGATAAAACCCGAAATAGAAGAGGTAAAAAAGATATACCAGTATGTAAACATCAAAGCCGAAAACCTGTTGCAGGGCAAGGTGAGTATTACTAATAAATACGCCTTTATCAATTTAAATAAGTTTGACCTCACCTGGACATTGACCGAAGATGGCAAAGTGGTTCAAACAGGCACCCTGCCGGCTTTAAATCTTCCGGGAGGACAAACAGCGGTAATTGATATTCCGTATCAAAAGCCATCTCTGCTTGCAGGTGCGCAATATTGGCTAACCGTCTCTTTTAAGCTTCAGGAGGATAATTTATGGGCTAAGCAAGGGCATATAGTAGCATGGCAGCAAATGGCTATGCCTTTTGAACAGACGGTAGCTCCGGTAATCAATGCAGCTTCGCTGCCGGCCTTAATACTAACTAACAACGCTCAAAATTTAAACATTAAAGGCAAGGCCTTTGAATTAGCATTTGATAAGCAAACAGGAACGATATCTACCCTCACTTACGGTGATAAAACTATTATAAGTAAGGCTCAAAACGGCCCTGCGTTTAACCTCTATCGTGCCCGGATGGATAATGATCGCGCAAAGGAACGCGGCCCATATATTGAATGGATGAAAGCAGGCTATGACAGTTTGCGATATTCCCTGAAAAGTTTCGGATTAGATAAAACCGATGATAAGCGGGTGCAAATTACCACTGTTACCGATGCGGTAACGCGATCAGGGTTTAAGGTAACAACTACAATAACTTATACTGTTTATGGCAATGGGTTTATAAATGTAGAAGCGAAGTTTAACCCCGGTAAAAATGATCTGGATATTCCGCGCCTGGGTTTGCGGATGTTTTTAAATGAAGGTCTGGAACAGGTGGAGTGGTATGGCCGCGGCCCACATGAAAATTATTCGGACCGCAAAGAGTCGGCTGATTTTGGACAATATCAAAAGACGGTAACTGAAATGACAGAACCCTACGAACGGCCACAAGGGATGGGCAACCGCGAGGATGTACACTGGCTTAAGATAACTGATAATGAAAATACCGGTGTAGAGATAGTTGCCAATGGTAAGCTGAATTTTACCACACTGCACTACACAGATCAGGATTTAGCTAAAGCTGAACATTTATACCAGTTAAGACCACGTAAAGAAACCGTATTAAGCCTGGATTATAAACAGTTGGGCATAGGCAATGCCAGTTGTGGCCCTATATCACTGCCGCAATATTATATACCGGCCGACCCCGCAAACATTTCTTTTAGTATCAGGCCTTATACGCCAATTGAAGGCACTGCTGATGAATATGCGAGGAGTACAATAAAATGA
- a CDS encoding alpha-L-fucosidase — protein sequence MKFKQVITEIKKRFGLIAIACILIPAAVNAQTAPAPVGPVPNARQIEWYHREIIAFFHFGMNTFANVNEGDGTASPQLFNPTALNCNQWTSVLKGAGITTAIFVAKHADGFCNWPTAHTNYSVKNSPWKGGKGDVVREFTDACKAAGIKAAIYLGPHDRHDSRYGTPDYSDYYANQLSELLRNYGPIWEIWWDGAGADQITSTFYDRWADTVRKLQPNCVVFGTKNSYRYADCRWMGNESGLSGDPCWSTINPVSIREEAAHITQLNHGEIDGSAYVPAEVDVSIRPSWFYHEEEDAHVKSVAALWDLYFNSVGRNSVLLLNFPPDKRGLISAIDSVRADSLHRLINSTFKNNLAAGAVIKSLHQRGGNYKPGNMVDNSESTYYATSDNAATDTITFSLSKKKTFDVLMLQEVIELGHRTTGWSVDYSSDGKNWTPIPEATGKQSIGYKWLIKFKPVTASKVRLRITSGKACLAIHTFGIYKQPSLL from the coding sequence ATGAAATTTAAACAAGTAATTACTGAAATAAAAAAAAGGTTTGGCTTAATTGCAATAGCCTGTATTTTAATACCTGCAGCAGTTAATGCACAAACAGCCCCGGCTCCTGTTGGCCCTGTACCCAATGCCAGGCAAATTGAATGGTATCATCGTGAGATCATCGCTTTCTTTCATTTCGGGATGAATACGTTTGCCAATGTTAACGAAGGCGACGGTACTGCAAGCCCTCAACTATTTAACCCTACAGCATTAAACTGTAACCAGTGGACGAGCGTACTTAAAGGTGCCGGAATTACGACGGCCATTTTTGTTGCCAAGCATGCTGATGGTTTTTGCAACTGGCCTACCGCACATACCAATTATTCAGTAAAAAATAGCCCCTGGAAAGGTGGTAAGGGTGATGTTGTAAGGGAATTTACCGATGCCTGTAAGGCCGCGGGGATAAAAGCGGCAATATATTTGGGCCCTCATGACAGGCACGATTCAAGATATGGAACACCCGATTATAGCGACTATTATGCAAATCAATTATCGGAACTACTACGAAACTATGGCCCTATATGGGAAATATGGTGGGATGGGGCAGGTGCAGATCAAATTACATCAACTTTTTATGATCGCTGGGCCGATACCGTACGCAAATTGCAACCCAACTGTGTTGTTTTTGGGACAAAAAACTCATACCGCTACGCCGACTGTCGCTGGATGGGCAATGAATCGGGCTTATCAGGAGATCCATGCTGGTCAACCATTAATCCGGTTTCTATCCGGGAGGAGGCAGCGCATATTACGCAACTAAACCACGGTGAAATTGATGGCTCGGCGTATGTACCCGCAGAGGTGGATGTATCCATTCGCCCAAGCTGGTTTTATCATGAAGAGGAAGATGCGCATGTTAAAAGCGTTGCTGCTTTATGGGACCTTTATTTCAACTCCGTTGGCCGCAACAGTGTGCTGTTATTAAATTTCCCGCCTGATAAACGAGGGCTGATCTCTGCCATTGATTCGGTAAGAGCCGATAGCTTGCACCGTTTAATCAATAGTACATTTAAAAACAACCTTGCAGCTGGCGCCGTTATCAAGTCGCTTCATCAGCGCGGCGGTAATTATAAACCGGGCAATATGGTTGATAATAGTGAGAGTACTTATTATGCTACAAGTGATAATGCAGCTACAGATACCATAACTTTCAGCCTTAGCAAAAAAAAGACATTTGATGTGCTGATGTTACAGGAGGTTATTGAATTAGGTCACCGTACAACAGGCTGGTCTGTGGATTATTCCTCTGACGGAAAAAACTGGACTCCTATTCCGGAGGCAACAGGGAAACAGTCCATAGGTTATAAATGGCTTATAAAATTTAAACCGGTAACAGCATCAAAAGTCAGGTTACGAATCACATCAGGCAAGGCATGTTTAGCAATCCATACTTTTGGTATTTATAAGCAGCCTTCCTTACTATGA
- a CDS encoding TonB-dependent receptor, which yields MIKKITYCIALVFLSASAVFAQNGSITGSVKTADGQPAELVGISVKGTAKGALTNKGGNYQIKNITPGSYTIVASFIGLGKQEQSVDVKPGETKTVNFVMKENSAQLQEVIVSTKKSKKINTFVAKMPLKNLENPQVYNSVSSEIIKQQGITSYDDALRNVPGINRTWESTGRAGDGGSYFALRGFDAQPSLINGLPGLTSGNLDLADVEEIQVIKGPSATLFGASFYGYGGVINTITKKPYFDFGGEVAYTVGSYGLNRVTADINTPLSKKQKIALRLNTAYQTENSFQNAGFKKSFFIAPAITYEVNDKLSFQVLAEVLKEKRAVNPIFFHSDRVNPLLYKNVEELNLNYRESFMSNDLPIKNPRFNVQAQMLYKMSSKWNSQTVFSAGTVKSDGYYTYIWDDEYGDNYFNQYFHNEQQRTRTIDVQQNFNGDFHMGKLRNRLLVGLDYFNRNVADNGSGWASVRHVTPQQAEVEYTDTSGTTPPIHLTRSLVDDALAATEGTKSNISNSIYSVYVSDVINFTPGLMAMLSLRGDHFVSKGEVSDPTDDYHQTAFSPKLGLVYQPVLDKVSIFANYMNAFVNIAPSQVFDDENNFVGVQSFKPEHANQWEFGVKSNLLSDKLNVTVSYYNIKVSDRVYSTQNGSSVQGGAVRSKGFEIDANANPAPGLNLLAGYSHNSNKVVEGDATDFYNEPGRAPGGQGPQDQANLWATYKFVKGDLKNFGLGVGGNYAGKYRVIDNSLTGVFDLPSYTLLNASVFYNADKYRVTFNLNNITDKHYYIGYWSVNPQKLRNFALSFAYKF from the coding sequence ATGATTAAAAAAATTACCTATTGTATAGCCTTGGTTTTTCTGTCAGCATCTGCAGTATTTGCACAAAACGGGAGCATTACAGGTTCCGTAAAAACAGCAGATGGGCAACCTGCCGAATTGGTTGGTATAAGCGTTAAAGGTACTGCTAAGGGGGCGCTTACCAACAAAGGCGGTAACTACCAGATTAAAAACATCACGCCCGGTTCATACACTATTGTAGCTTCCTTCATTGGGCTCGGCAAGCAGGAGCAATCAGTTGACGTGAAGCCTGGTGAAACCAAAACGGTAAATTTTGTGATGAAAGAAAACTCCGCGCAATTGCAGGAGGTTATCGTATCTACCAAAAAATCAAAAAAGATAAACACCTTTGTGGCCAAAATGCCACTTAAAAACCTGGAGAACCCACAGGTATACAACTCGGTATCTTCAGAAATAATAAAGCAGCAAGGGATTACCAGCTATGACGACGCATTGCGGAATGTTCCCGGAATTAACAGGACCTGGGAATCAACCGGCAGGGCAGGTGATGGCGGTTCTTATTTCGCGCTGCGTGGTTTTGATGCGCAGCCATCCCTCATTAATGGTTTACCCGGCTTAACCAGCGGTAACCTTGATCTGGCCGATGTAGAGGAGATACAGGTTATAAAAGGCCCATCAGCTACTTTGTTTGGCGCCAGCTTTTATGGTTACGGCGGTGTTATAAACACCATTACCAAAAAACCTTATTTTGATTTTGGCGGAGAGGTTGCCTATACCGTAGGCAGCTATGGCTTAAACAGGGTAACTGCCGATATTAACACGCCTTTAAGTAAAAAGCAAAAGATAGCATTACGGCTTAATACAGCCTATCAAACTGAAAATAGCTTTCAAAATGCAGGTTTTAAGAAGTCATTTTTCATAGCACCGGCTATAACTTACGAGGTTAACGATAAACTGTCATTCCAGGTTTTGGCGGAGGTGCTGAAAGAAAAACGGGCAGTTAACCCCATTTTCTTTCATTCCGACAGGGTGAATCCATTGCTTTATAAAAACGTTGAGGAGCTCAATCTTAATTACAGGGAGTCATTCATGAGTAATGACCTGCCAATCAAAAATCCAAGGTTTAATGTGCAGGCGCAAATGCTGTATAAAATGAGCAGTAAATGGAACTCCCAAACCGTATTTTCTGCGGGAACTGTAAAATCAGATGGATATTATACTTATATATGGGATGATGAATATGGCGACAACTATTTTAATCAGTATTTTCATAACGAGCAGCAAAGAACCCGTACCATTGATGTTCAACAAAATTTTAATGGCGATTTCCACATGGGAAAGCTTAGAAACCGTTTACTGGTGGGGCTTGATTATTTTAACCGTAACGTTGCTGATAACGGGTCTGGCTGGGCTTCCGTTCGCCACGTAACACCACAACAGGCAGAAGTGGAATATACGGATACTTCGGGCACAACACCTCCGATACATTTAACAAGATCGTTGGTTGATGATGCATTAGCCGCTACCGAGGGGACTAAAAGTAATATAAGCAATAGTATATATAGCGTTTACGTATCAGATGTTATCAATTTCACACCTGGCTTAATGGCCATGTTAAGTTTAAGAGGCGATCATTTTGTATCAAAAGGAGAAGTTAGCGATCCTACAGATGATTATCACCAAACCGCTTTTTCGCCAAAGCTTGGTCTGGTTTATCAGCCTGTGCTGGATAAGGTATCTATTTTTGCAAACTACATGAATGCCTTCGTCAACATTGCGCCATCGCAGGTATTTGATGACGAAAATAATTTTGTAGGCGTGCAGTCATTTAAACCCGAGCATGCCAACCAGTGGGAGTTTGGTGTGAAAAGCAATTTACTTTCTGATAAGCTAAACGTTACTGTATCTTATTATAACATTAAGGTAAGCGACAGGGTATATAGCACTCAAAATGGCAGCTCGGTTCAGGGTGGAGCTGTGCGGAGCAAAGGTTTTGAGATAGATGCCAATGCTAACCCAGCACCAGGCTTAAACCTGCTTGCCGGCTATAGCCACAACTCAAACAAGGTAGTTGAGGGTGATGCAACCGATTTTTATAATGAGCCGGGCCGTGCGCCGGGTGGCCAGGGTCCGCAGGACCAGGCAAACCTTTGGGCAACTTATAAGTTTGTGAAAGGTGATTTGAAGAACTTTGGTTTAGGGGTAGGAGGCAACTATGCTGGTAAATACCGGGTAATTGATAATAGCCTTACCGGTGTATTTGATTTGCCGAGCTACACCCTGCTCAACGCCAGCGTTTTTTATAATGCCGATAAATACCGGGTTACATTTAACTTAAACAATATCACCGATAAGCATTATTATATTGGTTATTGGTCGGTAAACCCGCAAAAGTTACGCAATTTTGCCCTGAGCTTTGCTTATAAATTTTAA
- a CDS encoding ABC transporter permease, protein MIRNYIKIAWRNLIKNKASSLINIGGLAAGMAVAMLIGLWIWDELSFDKYHQNYDRVAMVMQHETFNGSVNTGNTISLPLDAELRKSYGSDFKHIALSSWAEKHILTVGEKNISYKGNFMGAEAPEIFSLNMLKGSRGGLKGPSALLISQSVAKALFGDADPINKIVKLDNKASFNISGVYEDLPGNTSLHELGFIGPWDYYIHAPGNERSLTDWGDNSLLMYVQIADHANMSALSQKIKNIKLNHMSREDIKFKPLMFLQPMSKWHLYSEFKNGVNTGGAIQYVWLFGIIGIFVLLLACINFMNLSTARSEKRAKEVGIRKAVGSLRGQLISQFFCESLLIAVLAFGFSVLLVQLALPWFNHIASKQLAILWNNPLFWIMSVGFTLFTGLIAGSYPALYLSSFNPVKVLKGAFKAGPLAAIPRKVLVVVQFTVSVVLIIGTIIVFKQIQFAQNRPVGYNRDGLVNIEVTNDDLHQHFDAFRTDLLKSGAVTEVTEASSPTTGVYNNRGDVNWRGKDPSMSSFFGNIYVTSQYGQTVGWQFTDGRDFSANFLSDSAAIVLNQAAVKYMGLKNPVGETVTIGKRNMVVIGVVKDMVMESPYEPVKQTFFRIGQGPFDDIIIRINPNVSAHEALNKIAAVCKTYSPAVPFAYKFADDEYAKKFATEERIGKLASGFATLAIFISCLGLFGMASFMAEQRTKEIGVRKVLGATVFGLWRLMSRDFVLLVIISLFIAMPVAYYFMRGWLQHYTYRAELSWWIFSVTAAGAILITLLTVSYQSIKAALINPVKSLRSE, encoded by the coding sequence ATGATCAGGAACTATATCAAAATTGCCTGGAGAAACCTCATTAAAAATAAGGCTTCTTCGTTAATAAATATTGGCGGGCTTGCCGCCGGAATGGCCGTTGCCATGCTGATTGGTTTATGGATATGGGACGAACTCTCGTTTGACAAGTATCACCAGAATTATGATCGCGTTGCCATGGTGATGCAGCACGAAACTTTTAATGGCTCGGTAAATACGGGGAATACCATTTCCCTGCCTCTTGATGCCGAGTTACGAAAGAGCTATGGCAGCGATTTTAAGCATATAGCCCTCTCGTCATGGGCGGAGAAACACATCTTAACCGTTGGTGAAAAAAATATAAGCTACAAGGGTAATTTTATGGGCGCCGAGGCACCTGAAATATTTTCGCTGAATATGCTGAAGGGGTCCCGCGGCGGTTTAAAGGGGCCTTCCGCATTACTCATCTCCCAATCGGTAGCTAAGGCATTGTTTGGTGACGCCGATCCCATAAACAAAATTGTGAAACTCGATAATAAGGCTTCCTTTAATATCTCGGGTGTTTATGAAGATTTGCCGGGCAATACCAGTTTGCATGAATTAGGTTTTATAGGTCCGTGGGATTATTACATTCACGCTCCGGGCAATGAAAGGTCATTGACCGACTGGGGAGATAATTCCCTGTTGATGTACGTGCAAATTGCCGACCATGCCAACATGTCTGCGCTCTCTCAAAAAATAAAGAATATAAAGCTTAACCATATGAGCCGTGAGGATATTAAATTTAAGCCGCTCATGTTTCTGCAACCCATGAGTAAGTGGCATTTATATTCGGAGTTTAAAAATGGTGTTAATACGGGGGGCGCTATTCAGTATGTTTGGCTGTTTGGTATTATAGGCATATTTGTTTTATTACTGGCCTGCATCAACTTTATGAATTTAAGTACCGCCCGCAGCGAAAAAAGAGCAAAGGAGGTTGGTATACGCAAGGCCGTTGGCTCATTAAGGGGGCAGCTGATCAGTCAGTTCTTTTGTGAGTCTTTGCTTATAGCTGTGCTGGCATTTGGGTTTTCTGTACTGCTGGTACAGCTTGCGCTGCCCTGGTTTAATCATATAGCTAGTAAGCAATTGGCTATTTTGTGGAATAACCCTTTATTCTGGATAATGAGCGTAGGATTTACCTTATTTACCGGGTTGATTGCCGGTAGCTACCCGGCTTTATACCTCTCATCATTTAACCCGGTTAAGGTACTGAAAGGAGCTTTTAAAGCAGGGCCGCTGGCTGCTATTCCGCGCAAGGTGCTGGTGGTAGTTCAGTTCACGGTATCAGTTGTTTTAATTATCGGTACCATCATTGTGTTTAAACAAATACAATTTGCACAAAACCGACCGGTAGGTTACAACCGCGACGGGCTGGTAAATATTGAAGTAACTAACGACGACCTGCACCAGCATTTTGACGCGTTTAGAACAGATTTGCTTAAATCAGGGGCTGTAACTGAGGTAACAGAGGCGTCGAGTCCCACAACTGGAGTATACAATAACAGGGGGGATGTAAACTGGAGGGGAAAAGACCCATCTATGAGCTCTTTTTTTGGCAACATCTATGTAACATCACAATATGGTCAAACAGTGGGCTGGCAGTTTACAGATGGCAGGGATTTTTCGGCAAATTTCCTTTCTGATTCCGCAGCTATAGTACTTAACCAGGCTGCCGTAAAATATATGGGCCTAAAAAACCCGGTTGGCGAAACCGTGACGATTGGTAAACGGAATATGGTGGTAATTGGTGTGGTAAAGGATATGGTGATGGAATCGCCTTATGAACCGGTTAAGCAAACTTTTTTCCGTATTGGCCAGGGACCGTTTGACGATATCATTATCAGGATTAATCCAAACGTGAGCGCTCATGAAGCGCTTAATAAAATAGCTGCTGTTTGTAAGACGTATTCGCCTGCTGTTCCGTTCGCCTATAAATTTGCCGACGATGAGTATGCCAAAAAGTTTGCTACAGAAGAACGTATTGGTAAACTTGCAAGCGGCTTTGCCACACTGGCTATCTTCATTAGCTGCCTGGGGCTGTTTGGTATGGCCTCCTTCATGGCCGAGCAACGCACCAAAGAGATTGGCGTACGTAAGGTGCTTGGTGCAACCGTGTTTGGATTATGGCGCTTAATGTCGCGTGACTTTGTGTTATTGGTAATTATTTCATTGTTTATAGCTATGCCGGTGGCATATTACTTTATGCGTGGCTGGTTACAGCATTATACTTACCGCGCCGAGCTTTCATGGTGGATATTTTCGGTAACGGCAGCAGGCGCTATCCTGATCACCTTACTTACGGTAAGTTATCAGAGTATAAAAGCGGCTTTAATAAACCCGGTAAAAAGCCTCAGGAGCGAGTAG
- a CDS encoding Gfo/Idh/MocA family protein, giving the protein MNSRRDFLQKIGVSALALHLAPLAGWANNTTNNEKTYDGKVLRVAIMGLGSYGTRVAEAMQSCTKAKLVGVISGTPSKVKAWQSKYGIPEKNCYNYENFDNIKNNPDIDAVYVITPNGLHHDQVIRVAKAGKHAISEKPMSVNAQQGQEMVDACKKAGVKLLVGYRMHFEPKTLEVIRMRQAGEFGKIMFFQGQCGFTIGDPTQWRLNKQLAGGGAMMDIGIYAINGSRYMTGEEPIWVTAQETKTDHEKFKEGVDETIQFQFGFPSGAVASCLSTYNMNNLDRFFLDGDKGFAELQPSTGYGPIQGRTHKGELTQPITTHQTVQMDEFAGIIFDNKKPVVPVDGEEAVKDLKIIDAIYQAVKTGKKVDIKLS; this is encoded by the coding sequence ATGAATTCACGTCGGGACTTTTTACAGAAAATAGGTGTGTCGGCCCTGGCCCTGCACCTGGCACCACTTGCAGGGTGGGCAAACAACACAACCAACAACGAAAAAACTTATGATGGCAAAGTATTGCGTGTAGCTATTATGGGGCTTGGGAGCTACGGAACCCGTGTTGCAGAAGCCATGCAGTCGTGTACAAAAGCAAAGCTGGTTGGTGTAATAAGTGGTACACCGTCAAAGGTTAAAGCCTGGCAAAGCAAATATGGCATCCCCGAGAAGAACTGCTACAATTATGAAAACTTTGATAACATTAAAAACAACCCGGATATTGACGCGGTATATGTGATAACCCCCAATGGCCTGCATCATGACCAGGTAATACGCGTAGCCAAAGCCGGCAAACACGCTATCAGCGAAAAACCAATGTCAGTAAATGCCCAGCAGGGGCAGGAAATGGTTGATGCCTGCAAAAAAGCAGGTGTAAAACTGCTGGTTGGCTACCGCATGCACTTTGAACCCAAAACACTGGAGGTTATCCGGATGAGGCAAGCCGGCGAGTTTGGCAAGATCATGTTTTTTCAGGGGCAATGCGGCTTTACCATCGGCGACCCTACCCAATGGCGGTTAAATAAACAACTGGCCGGCGGTGGAGCTATGATGGATATTGGGATTTATGCCATCAACGGTTCGCGTTATATGACAGGCGAGGAGCCTATATGGGTTACCGCGCAGGAAACTAAAACCGATCATGAGAAATTTAAAGAAGGCGTTGATGAAACCATCCAGTTCCAGTTTGGCTTCCCGAGTGGTGCGGTAGCATCGTGCCTGTCAACCTATAACATGAATAACCTTGACCGTTTTTTCCTTGACGGTGACAAAGGCTTTGCGGAATTACAGCCTTCTACAGGCTATGGCCCTATACAAGGTCGCACACATAAAGGTGAACTTACTCAACCTATTACGACCCACCAAACCGTACAAATGGATGAATTTGCGGGTATCATATTTGATAACAAGAAACCAGTTGTACCGGTAGATGGTGAAGAGGCTGTAAAAGATTTGAAAATTATTGACGCGATATACCAAGCAGTAAAAACCGGAAAAAAGGTAGATATCAAACTTTCTTAA